GGCCGCATCAAGTCCGCGATCGGCATGGGAGCGCTCCTCGAGGAAGGGCTCGGGGACACCGTGCGCGTCTCGCTCACCGAGGACCCCGTCGCGGAGGTCCCGGTGGCGTTCGCGCTCGTCGCCCCCTACAACCGGGCGAGACCCCGCCCCGCGACGGAGCCGATCCCCGAGATCGTCTCCCCTCCCCCCCGGAAGGGGACCGTGGCGGTGGAGGTCCCGCTCCGGTCGCCGATCTCGGACGTCGACGCCCTGCGCCGCGAGATCGACGGCGAGGCGGGGGTGCGCGTTCCCGAGGACACCCGCGCCGACGTGGTGTCGATCGACGCGTCGACCTGGAACGACGTGGCGGGAGTCGAGCGGCTGCGAGCCTCCCTCGCGCTCGTCGCCCCGCGGCTCCGGCTCTCGGCCCGCGTCCCCGCGGCCCTCGTCGCCGGCGCCGACGACCCTGCGCTCGACTCCCTCGCCCGCGCGGCGCACCGGATCCACGTCCGCGCTGCGGCGCCGCTCGCCGCCGCCGCGATCGAATCGCTTCGCGCGCTCGCGCGGCGCACGACCGTGCTCGTGGAAGCCGGCGGAGGCGTCGAGCCCGCGATCGACCTCGCGATCGGGGTCGCGCGGGGCGGCGGGAACGTGGCCGTCGCGATGGACCCGACCCTCGAAACCGGGCCGCTGTTCGCCAACCGCGCCCTCGCCGCCCGCCTGCTCGCCGAGGACCTGCGGGCGCCCCACGTGCTGATCGACCGACCCGCGCTTCGCGGGGCCGACCTTTCGCTCGGGCCCGCCGCGCACCTCGGCGGGCTGCTGTGCGAGGGGATCGGGGACGCCGTCCACGTCGACGCCGGCGACGCCGCCTCCTCGCGGAGGCTCGGCTTCAACATCCTGCAGGGAGCGCGCGTCCGGATCACGAGGACCGAGTTCATCTCGTGCCCGTCCTGCGGGCGGACGTTGTTCGACCTCGAGTCGACCACCGCGACGATCAAGGCGCGCACCGCGCACCTGAAGGGGCTCAAGATCGCCGTGATGGGATGCGTGGTGAACGGCCCGGGGGAGATGGCCGACGCCGACTTCGGCTACGTCGGCTGGGGGGACGAGAAGATCGCCCTGTTCGTCGGGAAGGAGATGGTCGAGAAGGACATCCCCACCGGCGAGGCGGCCGATCGGCTCGTCGCGCTCATCAAGCGCCACGGGAAATGGGTGGAGCCTCCGTCGACGGCGAAGGCTTCGCCCTGAGCGCACGGACCGCCGCGAGCGCCACGTAGCCCGCAAGGGCGAGGAGCGCCGCCGCCGCCGCCGCGTTGAACGCCGCGGCGTCGAACCCCGACGAGCGGCGCCCCTGGGCCCACACGATCGCGCCGAGCGCCCACACGGTGATCACGAGGACGAACGCGCTGGGGATGGCGGTGAACCAGCCGCTGCGGCCGGTGCGGCGGAACCACACCGTCAGGGCGACGAGCGTCAGCGCCGCGAGGAGCTGGTTCGAGGCGCCGAACAGCGTCCAGAACGAGCGCCATCCCCCGGAGCCGGCGGCCGTCAGGACGAGCGCGGGGGGGAGCGCCGTCACGAGCGTCGCCGCGAGGGCTCCCGCCCTTCCCCGAAGCCCCGTCAGCTCCTGCACGAGGTAACGACCGAGCCGCATCGCGACGTCGAGGGTGTCGAAGACGAACGTCGAGAAGGCCATCGCGCCGAACGTCGTCGCGACGGCGAGGTTCTCCTCGCCGACCACGAGCGTGAGGAACCGCCCGATTCCCTCCCCGTAGATCTTCCCGGGCGCCACGCCCCGCACCGCGTCGCTCGTCGCGATCATCACCGTCGCGAGCGCGATCAGCGCGACGAACGCCTCCGCGAGCATCGCCCCGAACCCCACGGGACGGCAGTGCGACTCCCGGTCGATCTGCTTCGAGGTCGTCCCCGAGCAGACGAGCCCGTGGAACCCCGAACACGCCCCGCAGGCGATCGTGACGAAGAGGAACGGGAACAACGCCCCCGCGAACCCGCCCGTGTCCCAGGTCTTGAACGCGGGCTGCACGACCGCGTGACCGCCGAAGAAGATCCCGAGGACGCCCGCCCCGATCGCCGCGTACAGGATGAACCCGCCGAGGTACCCGCGCGGCTGCAGCAGGTAGCGCACCGGCGTGAGCGAGGCGACGACGCAGTAGCCGACGATCAGCAGGGTCCAGCCGGCGTGGTCGAGGACCAGCAGGTGGGACACCCACGTCCCCGCCCACGCCGCGCCGAAGGCGAGCGGGACGAACACGACCGTCGAGATCCAGAGCGGCGGCGCGAGCCACCGCCCGACGAGCCCCATCGCCACCGCCACGCCGAGGTACATCACGCTCGCGGCGGCGACCGCCCCCCCCGGGTTGAAGGTGCGTCCCGCCGCCTCGAGCTCGTCGGTCCCCGAGACGAACGCCGCGGCCGTCATGTCGGTGAACGCGACGATGACGTAGACCAGGGCGATCCAGATGAACGCCATCATCGCGCGCCCCGCGCTTGGCCCGAGCCATCGGGAGGCGATCTGCGCCACCGACGAGGCGTCGTGGCGCACCGAGCCGGCCAGGCTCGCGAAGTCGTGGACCGCGCCCACGAAGACCACGCCGAACCCGATCCACAGCAGGCACGGAAGCCACCCGAAGGCGTCGCACGCGAGGATCGGGCCGGCGATCGGTCCGGCCGCCGCGATCGCGGAGAAGTGCTGCCCGAAGAGGTAGAAGGGCTTCGTCGGCTCGAAATCGGTGCCGTCGCGTCGCGTGTGCGCGGGCGTCGGGCGCGAATCGTCCAGGGCGAGGCGGCGCGCGACGAACGCCCCGTAGAAGCGGTACCCGAGGGCGAGCAGGACCAGGAACGCCCCCGCGATCAGGGGCAGGCTCACGGACCGCCCTCGATCTCGCGCCACTCCCGGACCGTCCACGCGCACAGTCCTTCCTCGACCAGGGGGCTCGACCTCGCCAGCGCCTCCGCCTCGAGGAGGTCTTTCGCTTCGAAGATGTCCAGGAAGCCGTCGTCGTTCCGGAACGACCCGGCGACGCGAAGGCGCCCCTCCCGGCGCAGGGCGCGGAGGTGCTCCACGTGCCGCTCGATCGCGGGCGCGGCGTCCGCCGGCAGCGCCGTCACCACGATCGTGCGCGCCCAGAGCGTCATTCGATCTCGACCCTGGAGGCGTAGTCGGGGCGATTCGCCCCGATCCCCCGCCGCTCCTTCAGCAGGTCCGCGAGGGCGTCGCGCGCATCCGGCTCGCCGTGCACGAGGTGCACGCGCGCGGGAGAGCGTTCGGCGCCGGCGAGCCAGCCGAGGATCTCCCCCCGGTCGGCGTGCGCGGACAAGCCGTCGATCGTCGCGACCCGGGCGCGGACGGGAACCGTGCGGCCGTGCATCCGGAGCTCCTTCACGCCGTCCTGCAGCGCCCGACCGCGGGTGCCCACGCCCTGGTACCCGACGAACAGCACCGTCGTGCGATGGTCGGGGAGCTTGAAGAACAGGTGGTGCAGGATGCGGCCGCCTTCCGCCATCCCCGAGGCCGAGATGATGATCGCGGGGTAGCGGATGTCGTTCAGGCGCTTGGAGTCCTCGACGGTGCTCGCGCACTTCACGCCGTTTTCCAGGCCGAGCGGGTCGGCGCCGTGCGAGTTGGCGCGGCGCATCTCGCCGTCGACCGCCTCGGGGTGGTCGAGCGTGATGCGCGTCGCCTCGATCGCCATCGGGCTGTCCATGTAGATCGGGACGTCGGTCGGGAGCCTCCCCTCGTGCCTGAGCTCGCGCAGAAGCCACAACAGGTGCTGCGTGCGTCCGACGGCGAACGACGGGATCAGGAGCGTTCCCCCCGCCTGGATCGTCTCCATCGCGACGCGGAGGAGCACGTCCTTCGGGTCCTCCTCGGGGTGATCCCGATTGCCGTACGTGCTTTCGAGCAGCAGGTGGTCGCACGCGGGGAGGGGCGAGGGGTCCGGGAGGATCGGCTGGCCGTTGCGGCCGAGGTCCCCCGAGAAGACGACCGTCCGGTCACCGCCGTCGCGCCCAGCCTTCTTGAGGACGACTTCGATGAAGGCGGCGCCGACGATGTGTCCGGCGGGAAGGAACCGGATCGTGACGGCGTCGTGCACCTGGAGCGGCCGGCTCCAGGGATGCGGGTCGAGCCGCTCGAGCGCGTCCCTCGCGTCGGCCTCGGTGTACAGCGGCAGCGCCGGCTTGTGTTTCGAGGCGCCGCGCCAGTTCAGGTACCGCGCGTCCTCTTCCTGCAGGTGCCCCGAGTCGGGGAGGATGATCCCGCACAGGTCGCGGGTCGCCGGGGTGCAGACGACGCGCCCTGCGTACCCGAACTTCAGCAGCCGCGGGAGCCACCCCGTGTGGTCGAGGTGGGCGTGCGTGAGAACGACGAGATCGAGCGTGCCGACGTCGAACGGCGGCTCCGCCCAGTTCCGGAGGCGCAGGTCCTTGAGCCCCTGGAACAGGCCGCAGTCCACGAGCATCCGGAACCCCCGGTGCTCGAGCAGGTACTTCGAACCGGTCACGGTGCCGGTCGCGCCGAAGAACGAGAGGGTTGCCATGGGGCGCATCGTCTTTCGGGGCGCCGTCTTGGTCAAGCCCCGCCGCCGTTTGGTACGATGCCCGCCTTTTCCATGGAGGATCCGCCGATGCGCGTTCAGATCGAATACTGCACCTCCTGAGGGTATCTCCCCAAGGCCGCCGGTCTGGCGGCCGAGCTGAAGAAGAAGTTCGACGTCGACGCCGAGCTGGTCCCGTCCTCGGGAGGGGTTTTCGAGATCTCCGTGGACGGCGCCAAGGTGTTCTCGAAGAAGGAACTGGGTCGTTTCCCCGTCGAGGGCGAGGTCGACGAGATCTTCCGCGCCCGCTAGGGATTCCATGAGCCTGCTCGATCGCGCGGTCGTCCACGGTCTGCCGTTCGTCCCCAAGCCGATCGTCGGCATGTTCTCGAAGCGGTACATCGCGGGGCCGCGGATGCAGGACGCCTTCCGCGTCGCCCGGGAGCTCGAGGGCGAGGGGGCGATGTCGACGATCGACATCCTCGGCGAGTTCATCAAGAACCTCGACGAAGGGGATGCCAACGCCGACCAGTACATCGACCTCGTCCGTCGCATCGCCGGCGAGCGCTTCGCGGACGTCAACGTCTCGGTGAAGCTGACCGCGCTCGGCCTCACCCTCGACAAGGCGCGATGCCTCGCGAACATGCGCCGGCTGATGGCGGTGGCCCGGGAGGCGGGGTTGTTCGTCCGGATCGACATGGAAGACTCGCCGTGGACCGACGTCACCTGCGAGATCTACCGGACGTTGCGCTCCGAGTTCCCGGGGAAGGTCGGCGTGGCGATCCAGTCGCGCCTGCGGCGGACGATGGACGACGTCGAGTCGCTCACCGCCGAGCCCGCGAACTTCAGGCTGTGCAAGGGAATCTACCTCGAGCCGCGCCCGATCGCGTGGACCGACCCGGAGCTGATCCGGCGGAACTTCACGCTCGCCCTCGAGCGGATGCTCGAGCGCGGGGCCTACGTCGGGATCGCCACCCACGACGAGCAGCTGGTGTGGGAAGCGCTGCGCCTGGTGCGCCGCTTCGGCCTCACCCGCGAGAGGTACGAGTTCCAGATGCTGCTCGGGGTGGACGAGGAGCTGCGGCGGATCCTGCTCGGGGCCGGGCACCGTCTGCGCGTGTACGTCCCTTACGGCGAGCGCTGGTACGCGTATTCGGTGCGGCGGCTGCGCGAGAACCCGCAGATCGCCAAACACGCGCTGCGGGCGATCCTCAAGGGAGCCTGACGCCCACCCCGTGCGCGTAGACGACGGCGCCGCCCAGCCACGCGGTGCCGATCCCCATCGCGACGCCGCCCAGGAGCGCGATCGCGTAGATCGGCCGCTGGGCTTCGGGAATCCGTCCCCGGTGCCAGCCCTTCCACAACGCCAGCGCCAGGAAGGTCCCGAGCAGCACGATACCCATCCGCTCGTGGGCGCCCATGGCCTCTTCCGACCCCGCGTGCAGCGTCACGACGTTGAGCGCCAGGAAGCCGCTCGCGACCGTCGGGACCAGGACGAGCGTGCCGAGGACCACGAGGATCGCGCCGAACCGTTCGGCACGCTCGCGGCTCGCGAGGATCCCGATCGATTCCGCGAGGCCGCCGGCGACGAGGAAGGCGATCGCGAAGTGGACGAGAGCCGGATGGAGGAGGTGCATCGGCGCGGGAGAATACCCTCTCACGCCCCCGGATGCCGCGTCGCCAGTTCCTCGAGCAGCGCCTTCGACCGCGCGTCCAGGTCCTTGGGCGGCACGATCTGCACCACGACGAGGAGGTCCCCGGCCCTGCGGGAGCCGTGCGCGGGAACGCCGCGTCCGCGCAGCCGCAGCTTCTGCCCGCTGCGCGTCGCCGGCGGGATCTCGATCGTCGCCCTGCCGTCGAGCGTCGGGACGTCCACGCGGCCGCCGAGGGTGGCCTTCACGATGCCCACGGGGACCTCGCACAGCAGGTGCGGGCCGTCCCGCCGGAACAGCGGGTGCGGCTCCACGTGCACGCGGAGGTAGGCATCCCCGGCGGTGCCGCCGCCGTGCCCCGCTTCGCCCCGGCCCGCCACCCGGACGCGGGCCCCGTCCTCGATCCCGGGAGGGATCCGCACCTTGACCCGTTCGCCGGCGCCGCGCGCGCCCCCGCGGGGAATCGTCACCTCGATCGTGTGACCGGTGATCGCCTGCACGAAGGGGATCGTCATCTCGAACTCGAGGTCGCCGCCTCGCGCACGACCTCGGGGACGCGCGCCGCGGGCGGCGCTCCCGAACAGCGACTCGAACAGATCCGAAAAGCCGCCGAAGTCGAACGCCTCGGCCTGCTCGCGGCTCATGCCGGCGAAGGGATCGAAGCCGGTGCCGAACGCCTCGCGACCGCCGCGATCGTACCGGGCGCGCTTGTCCGGATCGCCGAGCACGGCGAACGCCTCCGCGACCTCCTTGAAACGATCCTCGGCCCCCGAGTCTCCGGGATTCACGTCGGGATGGAACTTGCGCGCGAGTTTCCGGTAGGCGGCCTTGATCTCCTTCTCGGTCGCGGACCGGCCGACTCCGAGCACCTCGTAGTAGTCGCGATTCGACGTCATGTTCCGGGGGGTATGTCGTACGGATCGACGGGCGTGTCAAGCGGCCCCCGCTACAATGGCCGCGTGTCCCTCCTGCGCCCGATCCTCGTCCTGCTCCTCGCCCCCGCGGTCGCCGCGCAGCAGGAGCCCCCTCCGAGCCCCCTCAAGCCGCCGCCGCCGGCGATCCGCCCGAAGCCTCCCGCGAAGGGGGAGCCGCTGCAGGACAGCGGGTCCGCGGACGACACCTGGCCGGGGCTCGACGCGGAGCTCGCGGACAAGCTCGCGGCGAGCGCCGAGCGTTACCGGGAATACGCCGTCCGGTTCACGACCGACGAGTCGGTCCGCGCGGCGCGCTACACCGACGGCGAGGCGACCTCCGAGGAGCTGCGCCGGTACGGCTACCTCCTCGACCGCGGGGAGGGACCGTTCGACCTCCGCGAGTTCCGGCAGAAGCTGAAGGCGGACGGCTCGCTCGCGCGCGGCGAGGTGAAGGACGAAGAGCCCTTCCCCCCCGCATACGGCTGGGTGTTCCTCTTCAGCCGGTTCCACCAGCCGTTCTTCGCCTACCGCGATCTGGGGGAGCGCTTCGAGGGTTTCGACCTGGTGCGCGAGATCCGCTTCCGCGGCGCGCTCCCCTACACCGACGGCCGCGACATCCGGCAGTGGGAAGGGACCGTCCTCGTCGACGTCACGACGGGGTCGCCCGTCGAGATCCGCGCGGAGCCCAGCCGCCAGACGGAGCGGATCCGCTGGATGTTCGACCGCTGGGCGCAGGCGTTCAACATCATCGGATTCCGCACCGCGCCGCGGCCGTTCGGCCATCGCTGCCGCGTGGCGTTCGGCCTGCGGCAGGACCGTCTGAGCTTCCCGACGGAGCTTCGGTACGACACCTTCCGCGCGGTCAGCTCGAAGTCGCAGATTCCCTGGAGCGCATCGATCCGCACCTACGAGGGATATCGCTTCTTCAAGACGGCGACCGAGGAGACCCCCGGCGAGACGGTGCGGCCCGGGCGCTGACTCCTACTTCGCCGCGGGAGGCGGTTGCGTCCCGCCCGGGGCGGCGCCCGTCGGGGCCGCGGCGGGAACCGCCGGCTTCAGGAACGCCTCGTCGACGATCTTCACCTGCGCGGCCTGACTGAGCTGCTGCACCTTCTGCTGGACCGCGGCGGCGTCCTTGGCGCGCCCCATGTCGAGCGCGAGCCGGGCCTTGACGTCGTCGAAGGGGAGCACGCGGGCCGGCTGCTTCTCGGTGATCTTCATGAAGTTCAGGCCCGTGGGGGTGTCGAAGATCGGCGTGATCTGACCGACCGGCGTCGAGAAGCCGAGATCCTCGATCCGCGGGAAGACCGGGTTCGCCGTCTCGCCGCGGTGGAACCAGCCGAGGTCGCCCCCGTTGCCGGCGTTGGGCACCTGGGAGTACTCCTTGGCGATCGCGGCGAAGTCCTCGCCGGCGAGGGCGCGTTTGCGGGCCTCCTCGATCCGCTTGCGCGCGTCGGCCTTGAGGGGCTCGGCGTCGTCCGGCTTGGACAGGACGACCACGATCTGCGCGCGGACCTTCTCGGGCTCGCGGAACATCTCGGGATTCGCGTCGTAGAACTTCTTCACCTCGGCCTCGGGGACCGCGGCGTTGCCGGCGACGGACTTCATGTACTTGCGCGTGATCACGCGCAGCGTCGCCTCGTTGCGGAGATCGGCGTCGGTGAGCTGGGCCTCGGCGAGGAACTTCCGGAACGCCTGCTCGTCCGGAAAGCCCGTCCGGGCGCCCTGGAGCTCCTGCGCGATCTCCTCCTCGCTGGCCTGGATCCCCGTCTTCTCCGCGTCCTGGCGGATGAGCTCGTTGGCGATGAACGCCTCGAGCGCCGCCTGGCGGAGCGCCACCTCGGCATCGGGCTGCACCGCGCGTCCCTGCGCACGCATGCGCATCTTGGTCATCTCGATTTCCTGGAGCAGGCGGCGCGACTTGATCGGCCGGCCGTTCACCTCCGCGATCACGGTGTCGGGAGGCAGTTGCACCGGCTCGGCTTCGGGGGCCCCGCCCGGAGCCGCGTCCCGACCTTCGGCCGCCGGGGCCGGCTCCTTCGCGCCGCCGCAGGCGGCCAGGAAAACGACGAACGCGACGAGAACCGCCGGCGCGGTTCGGGCGAACGAGCGGCGCATGGAACCTCCAGGGATCGAAGTCGATCCGGACGAAGCGCCCATCTTACGAGGAGGACCCCGACCCGTCGAGCCGAACCCGCGACGCTCCGCGGCGGACGACGGCGGCGAGCCGGAGCAGGAGGATCGCCGCGACGACCGCGAGGGAGATCACGAGCCCCTGCCAGACCCCCGCCGGCCCCGACCCGTGACGGAACGCCAGCCAGGCGCCGATCGGAAGCCCGAGCGCCCAGTACCCCACGACGTTGGCGACCGCCGGGAGGTGGACGTCCCCCGCGCCGCGCAGCGCGCCGAAGCAGACCACCTGCGTCCCGTCGAACAGCTGGAACGCCCCCGCCAGGGGGAGCAGCACCGCGGCGAGCGCCACGACCTCGGGATCGGAGGTGTAGAGCCCGGTCAGAAGGCCCGGGAGGAACACGAACAACCCGGCGGGCAGGGTCATCATGGCGGCCCCCGCCGCGACGGCGGTCCACGCGGTGCGCGACCAGGGCAAGGACGCACCGACCAGGTTCCCCACCCGCGTCGCGGTCGCCGCGGCGAGCCCGTTGGGCAACATGAACGACAGGGTCGCGAGGTTCATCGCCACCGCGTGCGCCGCGATCGCGCGCGCGCCGAACACGCCCATCATCAGGCCCGCCGCGTGGAAGGCCCACACCTCGAGGGCGAAGGTGAGCCCGAGCGGAACGCCGATCGCCAGCAGCCGTCCGAGCGGCCGGAGCTCGAACATCCCGGCCGCCCCGGGCCAGTGGTCGCGCAGGATCGGGCGCGCGAGGCGCACGATGGCCGCGAGCATGAACCACTCCCCCGCCGCGCTCGCGAGCGCGCACCCCACGGCGCCGAGTCGGGGCGCCCCCAGGTTCCCGTACATGAGGACCCAGTTCAGGAAGACGTTGACGAGGTTCGCCGCGAGCACGGCGACCGTCGCCTCGCGCATGCGCCCCAGGGCCGCCAGGAACTGCCGGACCACCACGAACCCCATGAGGGCGGGGACCCCGGCGACTCTCGCGAGGGCGTACCCCGCGGCATCGGGGATCAGGGCGTCGGGCTGGCCGAGCAGCCTCAACCCCGGCCCGGCGAACGCGAGCATCGTGGCGATGGGGACCGCGAGCAGCATCCCCATCGCGACGCCACGGCTCAGGCCGAGCCCCACGCCGCGCCGGTCCCCCGCGCCGAACGCCTGGGCGACGACCGGATCCAGGGCCCGCGCCGCCCCGAAGGCGACGATGCTCACCGCGACGTGCCACAGCGCCCCGAGCGCGACCGCCGCCATCGTCTCCGCGCCGAGCCGGCCCGCCATGACGGTGTCGACCGTCGAGAGCGACACGCTCCCGATGTAGGCGACCGAGACCGGCCAGGCGAGGCCGAACAGCCGCTTGAGCTCGACGCGCGTGCCGGTCCAGGGCTCGATGCCGCGGGGGTTCATCCGGACATGGTAGAAGACGGGTCATGACCGACGACGAGCCGCCCCCCGACGAGGTCGAGATCCCGATCGAGGACCACCTCGACCTCCACGCGTTCGCGCCGCGCGACGTGACCGGGGTGGTGGAGTCGTACCTCGAGGCGGCGATCGAGCGGGGTTTCTCCGAGGTGCGCCTCATCCACGGAAAGGGGATCGGGGTGCAACGGGCCGCCGTGCGGCGCCTTCTGGACCGTCATCCGGGCGTGGCGGGGTACCGCGACGACGACGCCCTGCGCGGCGGATGGGGGGCGACGATCGTGATCCTGCGCCGGGAACGTTGACCCGGAGCGGCCGGGAACCCACAATGGCCGCGGAGAAGCGACCATGAGCGATCCCCTGCGCATCACCTGCCCGTGCTGTTCGACCCGGCTCGCGGTCGATCGCGCCAGCGGCGAGATCCTGTCCGAGGAGCGCCCCAAGGCCGACCCCGAAGCCACCTTCGAGCAGGCGATGCAGGCCGTGCGCTCCGGCGGCCAGCGCCGCGAGGACGCCTTCTCCAAGGCCTTCGAGCGGACCAGGAACCTCGACGACGTGCTCTCGAAGAAGTTCGACGAGGCCAAACGCAAGGCCGCGGAAGATTCCACCCCCTGGCGCAACCCGCTCGACAACGAATGACCATTTCCCGCGTGCGGCGCTCCTCGATCCTCGTCGTCTTCCTCCTCGCGGCACTCGTCGCGACCGACGCCTCGGCGGCCCCCGCCAAGAAGAAGCGCGCGAAACCCCGCCGGCCGGTGACCCCGCCGTCGCTCGTCTGGCACGTCGAGACCATGGACGGCCAGGTGATCTCGACGAATCGCGGCGACGAGTCGGTCAATCCCGCGTCGGTCGTCAAGGCCGCGACGACCTTGTGGGCCCTCGAGCGCCTCGGTCCGGATCACCGCTTCGAGACCACCGTGCATGCGCGCGGGACCGTGGACGCCAAGACGCGCACGCTCGTCGGCGATCTCGTCGTGCGCGGCGGCGGCGATCCCGACTTCCAGTCCGAGAACGTCTTCCTCGTGGCCGAGGCGCTCAACGCCCGCGGCATCCGGAAGGTGTCGGGGCGGCTCGTCGTCGACCAACGATTCTGGATCGGTTGGGAGGGAGGCTCCGAGGGGCCGGCCCTCACCGCCGAGCGGCGCGCGTGGATGATGGGTGAACGTCTCCGCCGCGCCCTGGACCCGGCGCGGTGGACGCGGGCGCAACACGCCGCGTGGCGGGCCTTCGCCGCCGCGGAAGGACGCCAGGTCTCCCGGCCGCCGGGGGTGCTCGTGCGCGGCGGCGTGAAGTTCGAGGCCGACGGGTCCGAGTACGCGGGGACGACCGTGGCGATCCACCGGTCCAAGCCGCTCGTCGACACGCTCCGGCGCTTCAACTGTTTCTCGAACAACGACATCGAACGGGTCGGCGGCGAGATCGGCGCCGCGGACGAGCTCGGCGCCGAGCTGAGCGGGCGCCTGGCGGAAGCGGGTGCCGGCGTCCAGCTCTCGACCA
The sequence above is a segment of the Candidatus Polarisedimenticolaceae bacterium genome. Coding sequences within it:
- a CDS encoding DUF2231 domain-containing protein, yielding MHLLHPALVHFAIAFLVAGGLAESIGILASRERAERFGAILVVLGTLVLVPTVASGFLALNVVTLHAGSEEAMGAHERMGIVLLGTFLALALWKGWHRGRIPEAQRPIYAIALLGGVAMGIGTAWLGGAVVYAHGVGVRLP
- the ispG gene encoding (E)-4-hydroxy-3-methylbut-2-enyl-diphosphate synthase — its product is MSFEPGLAAYRRRPTRVVNVGDVPLGGDHPIRVQSMTTPATTDTAATVAQIVRLVEAGCEIVRVTVPTSNDADNLPNIRAELKRRSIRVPLVADIHFTPAAAMKAVEHVEKIRVNPGNFADKKRFAVREYTESEYAAELERIAKVFSPLVRRCVELGVAMRIGTNHGSLSDRILNRFGDTPEGMVESALEFVAICEAYGYRDLVLSMKASNPKVVLEAYRLLARRMDAQGRDYPLHLGVTEAGDGEDGRIKSAIGMGALLEEGLGDTVRVSLTEDPVAEVPVAFALVAPYNRARPRPATEPIPEIVSPPPRKGTVAVEVPLRSPISDVDALRREIDGEAGVRVPEDTRADVVSIDASTWNDVAGVERLRASLALVAPRLRLSARVPAALVAGADDPALDSLARAAHRIHVRAAAPLAAAAIESLRALARRTTVLVEAGGGVEPAIDLAIGVARGGGNVAVAMDPTLETGPLFANRALAARLLAEDLRAPHVLIDRPALRGADLSLGPAAHLGGLLCEGIGDAVHVDAGDAASSRRLGFNILQGARVRITRTEFISCPSCGRTLFDLESTTATIKARTAHLKGLKIAVMGCVVNGPGEMADADFGYVGWGDEKIALFVGKEMVEKDIPTGEAADRLVALIKRHGKWVEPPSTAKASP
- a CDS encoding SelT/SelW/SelH family (seleno)protein; translated protein: MRVQIEYCTSUGYLPKAAGLAAELKKKFDVDAELVPSSGGVFEISVDGAKVFSKKELGRFPVEGEVDEIFRAR
- a CDS encoding proline dehydrogenase family protein — translated: MSLLDRAVVHGLPFVPKPIVGMFSKRYIAGPRMQDAFRVARELEGEGAMSTIDILGEFIKNLDEGDANADQYIDLVRRIAGERFADVNVSVKLTALGLTLDKARCLANMRRLMAVAREAGLFVRIDMEDSPWTDVTCEIYRTLRSEFPGKVGVAIQSRLRRTMDDVESLTAEPANFRLCKGIYLEPRPIAWTDPELIRRNFTLALERMLERGAYVGIATHDEQLVWEALRLVRRFGLTRERYEFQMLLGVDEELRRILLGAGHRLRVYVPYGERWYAYSVRRLRENPQIAKHALRAILKGA
- a CDS encoding YciI family protein — protein: MTLWARTIVVTALPADAAPAIERHVEHLRALRREGRLRVAGSFRNDDGFLDIFEAKDLLEAEALARSSPLVEEGLCAWTVREWREIEGGP
- a CDS encoding MBL fold metallo-hydrolase produces the protein MATLSFFGATGTVTGSKYLLEHRGFRMLVDCGLFQGLKDLRLRNWAEPPFDVGTLDLVVLTHAHLDHTGWLPRLLKFGYAGRVVCTPATRDLCGIILPDSGHLQEEDARYLNWRGASKHKPALPLYTEADARDALERLDPHPWSRPLQVHDAVTIRFLPAGHIVGAAFIEVVLKKAGRDGGDRTVVFSGDLGRNGQPILPDPSPLPACDHLLLESTYGNRDHPEEDPKDVLLRVAMETIQAGGTLLIPSFAVGRTQHLLWLLRELRHEGRLPTDVPIYMDSPMAIEATRITLDHPEAVDGEMRRANSHGADPLGLENGVKCASTVEDSKRLNDIRYPAIIISASGMAEGGRILHHLFFKLPDHRTTVLFVGYQGVGTRGRALQDGVKELRMHGRTVPVRARVATIDGLSAHADRGEILGWLAGAERSPARVHLVHGEPDARDALADLLKERRGIGANRPDYASRVEIE
- a CDS encoding DnaJ C-terminal domain-containing protein, with amino-acid sequence MTSNRDYYEVLGVGRSATEKEIKAAYRKLARKFHPDVNPGDSGAEDRFKEVAEAFAVLGDPDKRARYDRGGREAFGTGFDPFAGMSREQAEAFDFGGFSDLFESLFGSAARGARPRGRARGGDLEFEMTIPFVQAITGHTIEVTIPRGGARGAGERVKVRIPPGIEDGARVRVAGRGEAGHGGGTAGDAYLRVHVEPHPLFRRDGPHLLCEVPVGIVKATLGGRVDVPTLDGRATIEIPPATRSGQKLRLRGRGVPAHGSRRAGDLLVVVQIVPPKDLDARSKALLEELATRHPGA
- a CDS encoding peptidyl-prolyl cis-trans isomerase, whose amino-acid sequence is MRRSFARTAPAVLVAFVVFLAACGGAKEPAPAAEGRDAAPGGAPEAEPVQLPPDTVIAEVNGRPIKSRRLLQEIEMTKMRMRAQGRAVQPDAEVALRQAALEAFIANELIRQDAEKTGIQASEEEIAQELQGARTGFPDEQAFRKFLAEAQLTDADLRNEATLRVITRKYMKSVAGNAAVPEAEVKKFYDANPEMFREPEKVRAQIVVVLSKPDDAEPLKADARKRIEEARKRALAGEDFAAIAKEYSQVPNAGNGGDLGWFHRGETANPVFPRIEDLGFSTPVGQITPIFDTPTGLNFMKITEKQPARVLPFDDVKARLALDMGRAKDAAAVQQKVQQLSQAAQVKIVDEAFLKPAVPAAAPTGAAPGGTQPPPAAK
- a CDS encoding carbon starvation CstA family protein, with the protein product MSLPLIAGAFLVLLALGYRFYGAFVARRLALDDSRPTPAHTRRDGTDFEPTKPFYLFGQHFSAIAAAGPIAGPILACDAFGWLPCLLWIGFGVVFVGAVHDFASLAGSVRHDASSVAQIASRWLGPSAGRAMMAFIWIALVYVIVAFTDMTAAAFVSGTDELEAAGRTFNPGGAVAAASVMYLGVAVAMGLVGRWLAPPLWISTVVFVPLAFGAAWAGTWVSHLLVLDHAGWTLLIVGYCVVASLTPVRYLLQPRGYLGGFILYAAIGAGVLGIFFGGHAVVQPAFKTWDTGGFAGALFPFLFVTIACGACSGFHGLVCSGTTSKQIDRESHCRPVGFGAMLAEAFVALIALATVMIATSDAVRGVAPGKIYGEGIGRFLTLVVGEENLAVATTFGAMAFSTFVFDTLDVAMRLGRYLVQELTGLRGRAGALAATLVTALPPALVLTAAGSGGWRSFWTLFGASNQLLAALTLVALTVWFRRTGRSGWFTAIPSAFVLVITVWALGAIVWAQGRRSSGFDAAAFNAAAAAALLALAGYVALAAVRALRAKPSPSTEAPPISRGA